One Polaribacter sp. SA4-12 genomic window carries:
- a CDS encoding geranylgeranyl reductase family protein produces MKHFDVAIIGSGPSGASTAFYLGKQGISTVIIEKEALPRYKTCGGGFVNRGRKNMPFEIDAVIEREFFAVDSYFNNGKIFYQSAKEKPIITMIMRDAFDNLIVEKAKEFGVTLLENHTLKSIEFLNDKSILNTSQGEISANFVIAADGVLSPTAKMAGWKEDTRKLIPALEYEVEVSEEDFKRLSTSVRFDIDAVPFGYAWSFPKKNHLSLGVLTTKKGKINLKEYYKKYLQTLGIKNIIKEDAHGFQIPIAPRTDGFIKNNVFLIGDAAGFAEPITAEGISNAILSGKYVAEAIIESNLNKELAEKLYIEKLNIKLLPELQSGVTLSKFFYHNNPARNYLLKKHGQRFSDLMVDILHGDKPFPTNVSEKLKAKIKGKLF; encoded by the coding sequence ATGAAACATTTTGATGTAGCAATAATTGGTAGTGGACCTTCTGGAGCTTCCACAGCATTTTACTTAGGAAAACAAGGGATTTCTACAGTTATCATAGAAAAAGAAGCATTACCTCGTTATAAAACTTGTGGCGGTGGTTTTGTAAATAGAGGAAGGAAAAATATGCCTTTCGAAATTGATGCAGTAATTGAACGTGAATTTTTTGCAGTTGATAGTTACTTTAATAATGGTAAAATATTTTACCAATCTGCTAAAGAAAAGCCAATCATTACAATGATTATGAGAGATGCTTTTGATAACTTAATTGTAGAAAAAGCAAAAGAATTTGGAGTAACATTATTAGAAAATCATACTTTAAAAAGTATTGAATTTTTAAACGATAAGTCAATATTAAATACTTCTCAAGGTGAAATTTCTGCAAATTTTGTAATTGCAGCAGATGGCGTTCTTAGTCCGACTGCAAAAATGGCTGGTTGGAAAGAAGATACTAGAAAATTAATACCAGCTTTAGAATATGAAGTTGAAGTTTCTGAAGAAGACTTTAAAAGATTATCTACAAGTGTTCGTTTTGATATTGATGCTGTTCCATTTGGTTATGCTTGGAGTTTTCCAAAGAAAAATCATTTATCATTAGGAGTTTTAACTACTAAAAAAGGAAAAATAAACCTTAAAGAGTATTACAAAAAATATTTGCAAACACTTGGCATTAAAAACATTATAAAAGAAGATGCACATGGATTTCAAATTCCTATTGCACCAAGAACTGATGGTTTTATAAAAAACAATGTTTTTTTAATTGGTGATGCCGCAGGTTTTGCAGAACCAATAACTGCAGAAGGAATTTCTAATGCAATTTTAAGTGGAAAATATGTGGCTGAAGCAATTATTGAAAGTAATTTGAATAAAGAGCTTGCTGAAAAATTATATATTGAAAAGTTAAATATAAAATTATTACCAGAATTACAATCTGGTGTTACTTTGTCTAAATTCTTTTATCATAATAATCCTGCAAGAAATTATTTACTTAAAAAACACGGACAAAGGTTTAGTGATTTAATGGTAGATATTTTACATGGAGACAAACCTTTTCCTACGAACGTATCAGAAAAATTAAAAGCAAAAATTAAAGGGAAATTATTTTAA
- a CDS encoding endonuclease/exonuclease/phosphatase family protein has product MKKLSPIDKLLYFLNSLFATLLLLSYLLPYVSPKTIPLFAILSLFVPILLLINLAFVIYWLIKLKKQLILSSLILLIGWFTVTPFYKLSKKNTPLNTDLKVMSYNVRTFNHWNWLNEEGIEEKIISFIKDNDPDVLTIQENMSLPKYVLDFPYKYIEKKYARGRFGMAIYSKLPIINQGSLKLKNTSNNIIFADIIRKKDTIRVYNLHLQSLSISPDKENFGQENSEKLIKTLKDRFKQQAEQTELFLTHEKNWKGKKIVCGDFNNTAYSWVYNQVSKNKKDAFIEAGKGFGKTFKYPFPMRIDFIFSDENANINQFNTFSEKYSDHYPILARINW; this is encoded by the coding sequence ATGAAAAAATTATCCCCCATTGATAAACTACTCTACTTTTTAAATTCTTTATTTGCAACATTATTACTGTTGTCTTATTTATTACCTTACGTATCACCAAAGACAATTCCACTTTTTGCAATTTTAAGTCTTTTTGTTCCTATACTATTATTAATCAATTTAGCTTTTGTTATTTATTGGTTAATTAAATTAAAGAAGCAATTAATATTATCTAGTCTTATCTTATTAATTGGTTGGTTTACAGTAACTCCTTTCTATAAATTATCAAAGAAAAACACTCCTTTAAACACCGATTTAAAAGTGATGAGTTATAATGTTAGAACATTTAATCATTGGAATTGGTTGAATGAAGAAGGTATAGAAGAAAAAATTATCTCTTTTATAAAAGATAACGATCCTGATGTTTTAACAATTCAAGAAAACATGTCACTTCCAAAATATGTACTTGACTTTCCATACAAATACATCGAAAAAAAATATGCTAGAGGACGTTTTGGAATGGCTATTTACTCAAAACTACCAATCATTAATCAAGGTTCTTTAAAATTAAAAAACACGTCTAACAATATTATTTTTGCTGATATTATTAGAAAAAAAGATACAATTAGAGTTTATAATTTACACTTACAATCACTTAGTATTTCTCCTGATAAAGAAAATTTTGGACAAGAAAATTCAGAGAAATTAATAAAAACACTAAAAGATCGATTTAAGCAACAAGCAGAACAAACTGAATTATTTTTGACCCATGAGAAGAATTGGAAAGGAAAAAAAATAGTTTGTGGAGATTTTAATAACACGGCTTATTCTTGGGTTTATAACCAAGTATCAAAAAACAAAAAAGATGCTTTTATAGAAGCTGGAAAAGGTTTTGGTAAAACTTTTAAATATCCATTCCCTATGAGAATAGATTTTATTTTTTCTGATGAAAATGCTAACATAAATCAATTCAATACTTTTTCTGAAAAATATTCAGACCACTACCCTATTCTAGCAAGAATAAACTGGTAA
- a CDS encoding rhomboid family protein, with amino-acid sequence MSIIDKIKSSYKSGTIVEKLIYVNLAIFIFTLFTSVFQDLYKGEMNFIVEWFSLDNSFSSLLSKPWTIISYGFLHADFLHILLNLITLYFIGNLFIEYFTQKKLLTFYVLGTLFGGILFLLSMNYFPLFEGQSAVLVGASAGISAIFIGLTTYIPNYELKLRFIGFVKLWHLAAIWVGLDVLALSGGNAGGHFAHLGGALFGFLYVNKATNKDLKIWDKITSLFTSKKKPFKTVYKSPKRAKKPVQNSSLNQQQIDGILDKISKSGYDTLTKAEKEFLFKQGRK; translated from the coding sequence ATGAGTATTATAGATAAAATAAAATCAAGTTATAAAAGCGGAACTATTGTAGAAAAATTAATCTACGTAAATCTGGCAATATTTATTTTTACCTTATTTACATCTGTGTTCCAAGATTTATATAAAGGAGAAATGAATTTTATTGTAGAATGGTTTTCTTTAGACAATAGTTTTTCTTCATTACTTTCTAAACCTTGGACAATTATTTCCTATGGCTTTTTACATGCAGACTTTTTACATATTCTACTAAACTTAATAACCTTATATTTTATAGGTAACCTATTTATTGAATATTTTACTCAAAAAAAATTGCTGACTTTTTATGTCTTAGGAACACTTTTTGGTGGGATTTTATTTCTATTAAGTATGAATTATTTTCCTTTATTTGAAGGACAATCAGCTGTTTTAGTTGGAGCTTCTGCAGGAATTTCTGCAATTTTTATTGGCTTAACAACCTACATACCAAATTATGAATTAAAATTACGTTTTATTGGTTTTGTTAAATTATGGCATCTAGCTGCAATTTGGGTAGGTTTAGATGTTTTAGCTTTATCTGGAGGAAATGCAGGTGGACATTTTGCACATTTAGGAGGCGCTTTATTTGGTTTTTTATATGTAAATAAAGCAACGAATAAAGATTTAAAAATTTGGGATAAGATTACATCGTTGTTTACATCAAAAAAGAAACCTTTTAAAACTGTTTATAAATCACCTAAAAGAGCAAAAAAGCCTGTTCAAAATAGTTCTTTAAACCAACAACAAATAGATGGAATTTTAGATAAAATAAGTAAATCTGGTTATGATACATTAACCAAAGCTGAAAAAGAGTTTTTATTTAAACAAGGTAGAAAATAG
- a CDS encoding rhomboid family intramembrane serine protease yields MNNKLTDAIKHLIIINVILFVAPQLLKLDFTNILALHYPKNEHFGIWQYITHMFMHGSFSHILFNMYGLWAFGTPLEQMWGKKKFIFFYFSAGLGAGLIYTLANYYQFNGIYEQLMNFGLSAGDIQSILDAGSYNDSRIALTNEEMIKFYNLYHTPAVGASGAVYGVLVAFGMYFKDAKLALIFFPVPIAAKYFIPVIILGDLFFGMTKYSIGNIAHFAHVGGALIGFLIAWYWKRNQFKIH; encoded by the coding sequence ATGAATAATAAACTTACAGATGCTATAAAGCATTTAATCATTATTAATGTAATTTTATTTGTTGCTCCACAACTTTTAAAATTAGATTTTACAAATATTTTGGCTTTACATTATCCTAAAAACGAACATTTTGGGATTTGGCAATATATAACGCACATGTTTATGCATGGTAGTTTTAGTCATATCTTATTTAATATGTATGGTTTATGGGCTTTTGGAACTCCCTTAGAACAAATGTGGGGAAAGAAAAAGTTTATATTCTTCTATTTTTCTGCAGGATTAGGAGCTGGTTTAATTTATACTTTGGCTAATTATTATCAATTTAATGGCATTTATGAACAATTAATGAATTTTGGACTTTCTGCTGGTGATATTCAAAGTATTTTAGATGCTGGGAGCTATAATGACTCAAGAATTGCACTAACGAATGAAGAAATGATTAAATTCTATAATTTATATCACACACCTGCAGTTGGAGCTTCAGGAGCAGTTTATGGAGTTTTAGTTGCTTTTGGAATGTATTTTAAAGATGCAAAATTAGCGTTGATATTTTTCCCTGTTCCAATAGCTGCAAAATATTTTATACCAGTAATTATTTTAGGAGATTTATTCTTCGGAATGACAAAATATTCAATTGGAAATATTGCCCATTTTGCACACGTTGGTGGTGCATTAATAGGTTTTTTAATAGCTTGGTATTGGAAAAGAAATCAATTTAAAATACATTAA